One Cellulomonas sp. NS3 genomic region harbors:
- a CDS encoding DUF624 domain-containing protein, with product MTQVTAREQPGEIGTGVLARASATAYWYLVVEALLVLAAAPGLLALPLLARDASNVPLVALALVPLGPALSAALFALRAYRRDPDLRPAGHFWRGYRLNWLDVLRFWVPFLVVMAVLATNLTHLGSVPAGPALAPLLGVVTLGLVLWCAHMLVLVSLFSFRTRDAARLAGFFLARRPGVTLGAASLGVLATGTVLFLSDWVLALLASVLVGLLLRNAGPMLADVEERFVTEV from the coding sequence ATGACTCAGGTGACGGCCCGCGAGCAGCCCGGCGAGATCGGCACCGGCGTGCTGGCCCGGGCCTCCGCGACGGCGTACTGGTACCTCGTCGTCGAGGCCCTGCTCGTGCTGGCCGCCGCCCCGGGCCTGCTCGCCCTCCCGCTCCTGGCCCGCGACGCGAGCAACGTCCCCCTCGTCGCGCTCGCGCTCGTCCCGCTCGGCCCGGCGCTGTCCGCGGCGCTGTTCGCGCTGCGGGCCTACCGCCGCGACCCGGACCTGCGCCCCGCGGGGCACTTCTGGCGCGGGTACCGGCTCAACTGGCTCGACGTGCTGCGGTTCTGGGTCCCGTTCCTGGTGGTGATGGCGGTCCTCGCGACGAACCTCACGCACCTCGGGTCCGTCCCCGCCGGGCCGGCGCTCGCGCCGCTGCTGGGCGTGGTGACGCTCGGGCTCGTGCTGTGGTGCGCGCACATGCTCGTGCTCGTCTCGCTGTTCTCGTTCCGCACGCGCGACGCTGCGCGGCTCGCGGGGTTCTTCCTCGCGCGGCGACCCGGCGTGACGCTCGGCGCGGCGTCGCTCGGGGTGCTCGCGACGGGGACCGTGCTGTTCCTGTCGGACTGGGTGCTCGCGCTGCTCGCGTCGGTGCTGGTCGGGCTGCTGCTGCGCAACGCGGGGCCGATGCTCGCGGACGTCGAGGAGCGGTTCGTCACCGAGGTGTGA
- a CDS encoding extracellular solute-binding protein, which produces MTTRRTRLITGLTVGVLALGLGACSSGGDDEGDEGTTADSTALDGKRVGAMDDFGVGDTFVATEPIELSLLYRDHPNYPIKEDWLFFTTLEEKNKVSFETVLAPLSDWEQRRSLLIGAGDAPSIIPVTYPGQEAPFVASGAILPVSDYVDLMPNFQAKVEEWELEPYLDQLRQEDGKYYLLPGLLEAPRPDYTIGIRTDVFEAAGAETEPETWEDLAGSFADVKAANPSTYPFSDRWSNPTSLGSLLNVAAPSFGTIGGWGYSSGVQWDADAEEFVYAGATDEYRDMVEYFHGLVEDGLMDPESLTQEDAAAEQKLISGQSAAMSTNRQEMLRHRATFAEQGVTGARFEKIRVPSGPAGDLTAGTRLESGIMLSSSVADEETFVATLQLIDWLYYSDEGLEFAKWGVEGETYEKADDGTRTLASDITYLGLNPGAPKQLNVDYGFNNGVFLLAQGSTTDLVYSMLDEEELAWQEEMATKEAVPVAPPYPLDEIEREQVSLYQTALTDFVEANTLQFILGDRPLSEWDAYVTELEGMNLAPFMDAVNGAHQRYAEENG; this is translated from the coding sequence ATGACCACGAGGCGCACGCGCCTGATCACCGGGCTGACCGTGGGCGTGCTCGCCCTCGGCCTCGGTGCCTGCTCGAGCGGCGGGGACGACGAGGGCGACGAGGGCACGACCGCCGACTCCACCGCGCTCGACGGCAAGCGGGTCGGCGCGATGGACGACTTCGGGGTCGGCGACACGTTCGTCGCCACCGAGCCCATCGAGCTCTCGCTGCTCTACCGCGACCACCCGAACTACCCGATCAAGGAGGACTGGCTCTTCTTCACGACGCTCGAGGAGAAGAACAAGGTCTCGTTCGAGACGGTCCTGGCGCCGCTGAGCGACTGGGAGCAGCGCCGCAGCCTGCTCATCGGCGCGGGCGACGCGCCGTCGATCATCCCCGTCACCTACCCCGGCCAGGAGGCACCGTTCGTCGCCTCGGGCGCGATCCTCCCGGTCAGCGACTACGTCGACCTCATGCCGAACTTCCAGGCGAAGGTCGAGGAGTGGGAGCTCGAGCCGTACCTCGACCAGCTCCGCCAGGAGGACGGCAAGTACTACCTGCTGCCCGGCCTGCTCGAGGCCCCGCGCCCCGACTACACGATCGGCATCCGCACCGACGTGTTCGAGGCCGCGGGCGCCGAGACCGAGCCCGAGACCTGGGAGGACCTGGCCGGGTCGTTCGCGGACGTCAAGGCCGCGAACCCCTCCACGTACCCCTTCTCGGACCGCTGGAGCAACCCGACGTCGCTCGGCTCGCTGCTCAACGTCGCCGCGCCGAGCTTCGGCACGATCGGCGGCTGGGGCTACAGCTCCGGCGTGCAGTGGGACGCGGACGCCGAGGAGTTCGTCTACGCCGGCGCGACCGACGAGTACCGCGACATGGTCGAGTACTTCCACGGCCTCGTCGAGGACGGGCTGATGGACCCCGAGAGCCTCACGCAGGAGGACGCTGCGGCCGAGCAGAAGCTCATCTCGGGCCAGTCCGCCGCGATGAGCACCAACCGCCAGGAGATGCTGCGCCACCGCGCGACGTTCGCCGAGCAGGGGGTCACCGGCGCCCGGTTCGAGAAGATCCGCGTCCCGTCCGGCCCGGCCGGCGACCTCACGGCGGGCACCCGCCTCGAGAGCGGCATCATGCTCTCGTCGAGCGTGGCCGACGAGGAGACGTTCGTCGCGACGCTGCAGCTCATCGACTGGCTGTACTACTCCGACGAGGGCCTCGAGTTCGCGAAGTGGGGCGTCGAGGGCGAGACGTACGAGAAGGCCGACGACGGCACCCGGACGCTCGCGAGCGACATCACCTACCTGGGCCTCAACCCGGGCGCGCCGAAGCAGCTCAACGTCGACTACGGGTTCAACAACGGCGTGTTCCTGCTCGCGCAGGGCTCGACGACCGACCTCGTCTACTCGATGCTCGACGAGGAGGAGCTCGCGTGGCAGGAGGAGATGGCCACCAAGGAGGCCGTCCCCGTCGCCCCGCCGTACCCGCTCGACGAGATCGAGCGCGAGCAGGTCAGCCTCTACCAGACGGCGCTGACCGACTTCGTCGAGGCGAACACGCTGCAGTTCATCCTCGGTGACCGCCCGCTGAGCGAGTGGGACGCGTACGTCACCGAGCTCGAGGGCATGAACCTCGCGCCGTTCATGGACGCGGTCAACGGCGCCCACCAGCGCTACGCGGAGGAGAACGGCTGA
- a CDS encoding carbohydrate ABC transporter permease: MTTDPTALARRLEKAPHPTGLKDSRSYRAFRAANATLLVLVMVVMLYPFVNIVAQSFSGEAYINAGQVNVVPRGFNLETYQLVMSDRLFWVNYRNTVVYTVVATAISIVLTTTFAYAISKRALRGRNVFIAIAVFTMFFNGGLIPNYVLINALGFTNTIWAIVVPNAISVFNLLVMKSFFENLPAELEEAAAIDGLSTYGTLLRIVLPLSKAVIATMVLFYAVFFWNSWFSAFLYLDRAEMFPVTMYLRNLIAGATTATSVGGGSSENVTQIASNIQSVTMVLTVLPIVLLYPFVQKYFVSGVMLGAVKQ; this comes from the coding sequence GTGACCACCGACCCGACCGCCCTCGCGCGTCGCCTCGAGAAGGCTCCGCACCCCACCGGCCTCAAGGACAGCCGCTCCTACCGCGCGTTCCGCGCCGCCAACGCGACGCTGCTCGTGCTGGTGATGGTCGTGATGCTGTACCCGTTCGTGAACATCGTCGCGCAGTCGTTCAGCGGCGAGGCGTACATCAACGCCGGCCAGGTCAACGTCGTCCCGCGGGGCTTCAACCTCGAGACGTACCAGCTCGTGATGTCCGACCGGCTGTTCTGGGTCAACTACCGGAACACCGTGGTCTACACGGTCGTCGCGACCGCGATCTCGATCGTCCTCACCACGACGTTCGCGTACGCGATCTCCAAGCGGGCGCTGCGCGGGCGGAACGTGTTCATCGCGATCGCCGTGTTCACGATGTTCTTCAACGGCGGCCTGATCCCGAACTACGTGCTCATCAACGCGCTCGGGTTCACGAACACGATCTGGGCGATCGTCGTCCCGAACGCCATCAGCGTGTTCAACCTGCTCGTCATGAAGTCGTTCTTCGAGAATCTCCCGGCGGAGCTCGAGGAGGCCGCCGCGATCGACGGGCTCAGCACCTACGGGACGCTCCTGCGCATCGTGCTCCCGCTGAGCAAGGCGGTCATCGCCACGATGGTCCTGTTCTACGCGGTCTTCTTCTGGAACTCGTGGTTCTCCGCGTTCCTCTACCTCGACCGCGCCGAGATGTTCCCCGTGACCATGTACCTCCGGAACCTCATCGCGGGCGCGACGACCGCGACGTCCGTGGGCGGCGGCTCGTCCGAGAACGTCACGCAGATCGCCTCCAACATCCAGTCCGTGACGATGGTGCTCACCGTGCTGCCCATCGTCCTGCTGTACCCGTTCGTCCAGAAGTACTTCGTGTCGGGCGTGATGCTCGGCGCGGTCAAGCAGTGA
- a CDS encoding ABC transporter permease — MTVHDPVVTGSAGGSSGPLGGTGSAGAAASLATVAGPPASRGTRPARRGWRRALRRDWQLYSLVVLPLLFFLVFRYLPMLGNVIAFRRFRPGSSIFGDEWVGLRYVELFINDPTFWKVFQNTLILGALSLAIAFPLPIVLALLLNELRSPRFKRLVQTVSYLPHFMSVVIVVGMVFQLLSLRGTVNQLIDLVGGSPVNFVQEAEWFRAVYIGSEVWQTVGWGTILYLAALTTVDQNLYEAARIDGANRWKQTWHVTLPGIRPTMVTLLILNIGTFMAVGFEKILLLYNPLVYSTADVISTYLFRVGISSSNFSYATAIGLFESLIGLTLILSANAISRRTVGTSLW; from the coding sequence TTGACCGTCCACGACCCTGTCGTCACCGGCTCCGCAGGCGGCTCGTCCGGCCCGCTCGGCGGCACGGGCAGCGCCGGAGCGGCAGCCTCTCTCGCGACCGTCGCGGGTCCGCCGGCCTCACGGGGGACGCGACCCGCGCGCCGCGGCTGGCGCCGCGCCCTGCGCCGCGACTGGCAGCTCTACTCGCTCGTCGTGCTCCCGCTGCTGTTCTTCCTGGTGTTCCGGTACCTGCCGATGCTCGGCAACGTCATCGCGTTCCGCCGGTTCCGCCCGGGCAGCAGCATCTTCGGCGACGAGTGGGTCGGGCTGCGGTACGTCGAGCTCTTCATCAACGACCCGACGTTCTGGAAGGTCTTCCAGAACACGCTGATCCTCGGCGCCCTGAGCCTCGCGATCGCGTTCCCGCTGCCCATCGTGCTCGCGCTCCTGCTCAACGAGCTGCGCTCGCCGCGGTTCAAGCGGCTCGTGCAGACCGTCTCCTACCTGCCGCACTTCATGTCGGTCGTCATCGTCGTCGGCATGGTGTTCCAGCTGCTCTCGCTGCGGGGCACCGTCAACCAGCTCATCGACCTCGTCGGCGGCTCACCGGTCAACTTCGTGCAGGAGGCGGAGTGGTTCCGGGCCGTCTACATCGGCTCGGAGGTCTGGCAGACCGTCGGCTGGGGCACGATCCTCTACCTCGCGGCGCTGACGACCGTCGACCAGAACCTCTACGAGGCCGCCCGCATCGACGGCGCCAACCGCTGGAAGCAGACGTGGCACGTCACGCTGCCCGGGATCCGCCCCACGATGGTCACGCTGCTGATCCTCAACATCGGCACCTTCATGGCGGTCGGCTTCGAGAAGATCCTGCTGCTCTACAACCCGCTCGTGTACTCCACGGCCGACGTCATCTCGACGTACCTGTTCCGCGTCGGCATCTCGTCGAGCAACTTCAGCTACGCGACCGCGATCGGCCTGTTCGAGTCGCTCATCGGGCTCACGCTCATCCTGTCCGCCAACGCGATCTCGCGCCGCACCGTGGGGACGAGCCTGTGGTGA
- a CDS encoding alpha-glucuronidase produces the protein MSATSTVPGPAPAARVHPAWLPDTALEPLGTGHALLLTGDDEAAADPVLSTVEAELRRATATHGGRLSTRPDGDPGADVSVVLATIASGSGPLPGETAGAGGSTQGTDDTAPGWPALVRRVLDDPGDLPPETFRLVRDAGVTVVVASSGAGLLYGLHHVARDAAARPGPAAEDTATSDVLHSPAQAVRMLDHWDNVDVHDVMGQVERGYAGGSIFYDRGALRPDLSRAEEYARLLGSIGINRVGLNNVNVHAREARLLTEGLPDVARLAAVFRPHGIRVHLSVSFAAPMTVGGLPTADPLDPDVQRWWGDVTAAVYRAVPDFGGYVVKADSEGQPGPFAYGRDHADGANLLARALAPFGGTVFWRAFVYDHDQDWRDRSTDRARAAYDHFAPLDGRFDENVVLQVKHGPLDFQTREAVSPVIAAMPRTRLAVELQVTQEYTGQQRHACYLGPWWREILDFRPWGEGATVADVAIGDGPGGRPGALVAVSNVGDDPFWTGHPLAQANLFAFGRLAWDPTLAPEAVLDEWAGLTFGADPEVRAGLHAVLDDSWRTYESYTAPLGVGFMVQPGHHYGPAVDGYEYSPWGTYHFADRDGIGVDRTRATGTGYTGQYPAPWRDVYEDLATCPDELLLFFHHVPYGHVLHSGSTVIQHVYDTHFAGVARVEELVATWASLAGRVPGDVHARVTELLDEQLRSAREWRDQVTTYFFRKSGVPDARGRRIY, from the coding sequence GGCCCCGCGCCGGCCGCGCGCGTGCACCCCGCGTGGCTGCCCGACACCGCGCTCGAGCCGCTCGGGACGGGTCACGCGCTGCTCCTGACGGGCGACGACGAGGCCGCTGCCGACCCGGTGCTGTCCACCGTCGAGGCCGAGCTGCGCCGCGCGACGGCGACGCACGGCGGGCGGCTCTCGACGCGGCCCGACGGCGACCCGGGTGCGGACGTCAGCGTCGTGCTCGCGACGATCGCGTCCGGCTCCGGGCCGCTGCCGGGCGAGACCGCCGGAGCAGGCGGCTCCACCCAGGGCACCGACGACACCGCGCCGGGGTGGCCCGCGCTCGTCCGGCGCGTGCTGGACGACCCGGGCGACCTGCCCCCCGAGACCTTCCGCCTCGTGCGCGACGCCGGCGTGACCGTCGTCGTCGCGTCGTCGGGCGCGGGGTTGCTGTACGGGCTCCACCACGTCGCCCGGGACGCCGCGGCCCGTCCCGGCCCCGCTGCCGAGGACACGGCCACGTCGGACGTGCTGCACTCCCCCGCCCAGGCGGTCCGCATGCTCGACCACTGGGACAACGTCGACGTGCACGACGTCATGGGTCAGGTCGAGCGCGGGTACGCGGGCGGGTCGATCTTCTACGACCGCGGCGCGCTGCGGCCGGACCTGTCCCGCGCCGAGGAGTACGCGCGGCTGCTCGGCTCGATCGGGATCAACCGCGTCGGCCTTAACAACGTCAACGTGCACGCCCGCGAGGCGCGCCTGCTCACCGAGGGCCTGCCCGACGTCGCGCGTCTCGCCGCGGTGTTCCGGCCGCACGGGATCCGGGTGCACCTCTCGGTGTCGTTCGCGGCGCCCATGACCGTCGGGGGGCTGCCGACCGCCGACCCGCTCGACCCCGACGTCCAGCGCTGGTGGGGCGACGTGACCGCCGCGGTGTACCGGGCGGTCCCCGACTTCGGCGGGTACGTCGTCAAGGCCGACTCCGAGGGGCAGCCGGGGCCGTTCGCGTACGGGCGGGACCACGCCGACGGCGCGAACCTCCTGGCGCGGGCCCTCGCGCCGTTCGGCGGGACGGTGTTCTGGCGCGCCTTCGTGTACGACCATGACCAGGACTGGCGCGACCGCTCGACCGACCGGGCGCGCGCGGCGTACGACCACTTCGCGCCGCTCGACGGCCGGTTCGACGAGAACGTCGTGCTGCAGGTCAAGCACGGGCCGCTCGACTTCCAGACGCGCGAGGCCGTCTCGCCCGTGATCGCCGCGATGCCGCGGACCCGGCTCGCGGTCGAGCTGCAGGTCACGCAGGAGTACACGGGCCAGCAGCGGCACGCGTGCTACCTCGGCCCGTGGTGGCGCGAGATCCTCGACTTCCGGCCGTGGGGTGAGGGCGCGACGGTGGCCGACGTGGCGATCGGCGACGGTCCCGGCGGCAGGCCCGGTGCGCTCGTCGCGGTGTCGAACGTCGGGGACGACCCGTTCTGGACCGGGCACCCGCTCGCGCAGGCGAACCTCTTCGCGTTCGGGCGGCTCGCGTGGGACCCGACGCTCGCGCCCGAGGCGGTGCTCGACGAGTGGGCCGGGCTCACGTTCGGCGCCGACCCCGAGGTCCGCGCCGGGCTGCACGCGGTCCTCGACGACTCGTGGCGGACCTACGAGAGCTACACCGCACCCCTCGGCGTCGGGTTCATGGTGCAGCCCGGGCACCACTACGGGCCCGCGGTCGACGGGTACGAGTACTCGCCGTGGGGCACGTACCACTTCGCCGACCGCGACGGGATCGGCGTCGACCGCACGCGCGCGACGGGGACCGGGTACACCGGGCAGTACCCGGCGCCGTGGCGCGACGTGTACGAGGACCTCGCGACGTGCCCCGACGAGCTGCTGCTGTTCTTCCACCACGTCCCGTACGGCCACGTGCTGCACAGCGGCAGCACCGTGATCCAGCACGTGTACGACACGCACTTCGCCGGCGTCGCCCGCGTCGAGGAGCTGGTCGCGACGTGGGCGTCCCTCGCGGGCAGGGTGCCGGGCGACGTCCACGCGCGCGTCACCGAGCTCCTCGACGAGCAGCTGCGCAGCGCCCGGGAGTGGCGCGACCAGGTCACCACGTACTTCTTCCGGAAGTCCGGCGTGCCCGACGCGCGGGGTCGCCGGATCTACTGA
- a CDS encoding GH39 family glycosyl hydrolase: MSTARVTVPHEPVGPLGDAWRACVGTGRLNLALRQDYQESLAVVQREIGFRHVRGHGLLSDDLGVHRPYEVDGVRHVRHAFTYLDQVVDAWLRLGIRPFLELGFMPSGLASGDQTVFWWRGNVTPPRSYDEWAALVRATLRHLVDRYGIEEVRTWPVEVWNEPNLTVFWQGADQAEYLRLYEVTARAVKDVDASLQVGGPAISPGSDEWWAPFADFVTARDVPVDFVSRHAYSSGPAQHVPFGTYQTLTEPQALLDQFAAPRRHLTGTALADLPVHITEFNTSYRPDNPVHDSAYNAAYLAPVLAGGGEHADSFSYWTFSDVFEEENIPTALFHGGFGLLTHRQVRKPTFHLYAFLARTGAHVLARGEDHLVCRDDDGRVTVLAWQPVGGTDADDAGSGPGHVVRLSVPVGGVPDGGTVFVVQRSVDAERGNAWAAWRELGRPANPTEGQLALLHDCAEPAVDHRSATVRDGRVDLDVLLGRHGIALVEVLPVRDETPPWVDDGRLLGEVPGAASGTASGTAGGPEAGTPGAAGAQERG, translated from the coding sequence GTGAGCACCGCACGCGTCACCGTCCCCCACGAGCCTGTCGGACCGCTCGGTGACGCCTGGCGCGCGTGCGTGGGGACCGGCCGGCTCAACCTCGCGCTGCGCCAGGACTACCAGGAGTCGCTCGCGGTGGTGCAGCGCGAGATCGGGTTCCGCCACGTGCGCGGGCACGGGCTGCTGAGCGACGACCTGGGGGTGCACCGGCCGTACGAGGTCGACGGGGTCCGGCACGTCCGGCACGCCTTCACCTACCTCGACCAGGTCGTCGACGCGTGGCTCCGGCTCGGGATCCGCCCGTTCCTCGAGCTCGGGTTCATGCCCTCGGGCCTCGCGTCCGGCGACCAGACGGTGTTCTGGTGGAGGGGCAACGTCACGCCGCCGCGGTCCTACGACGAGTGGGCCGCGCTCGTGCGCGCGACCCTGCGCCACCTCGTGGACCGGTACGGGATCGAGGAGGTGCGGACCTGGCCGGTCGAGGTGTGGAACGAGCCGAACCTCACCGTCTTCTGGCAGGGCGCCGACCAGGCCGAGTACCTGCGGCTCTACGAGGTCACCGCCCGGGCCGTGAAGGACGTCGACGCGTCGCTGCAGGTGGGCGGGCCGGCGATCTCCCCGGGGTCGGACGAGTGGTGGGCGCCGTTCGCCGACTTCGTGACCGCGCGCGACGTGCCCGTCGACTTCGTGAGCCGGCACGCCTACAGCTCCGGCCCCGCGCAGCACGTGCCCTTCGGCACCTACCAGACGCTCACCGAGCCGCAGGCGCTGCTCGACCAGTTCGCGGCACCGCGCCGGCACCTCACGGGCACGGCGCTCGCGGACCTGCCCGTGCACATCACCGAGTTCAACACCTCCTACCGGCCCGACAACCCGGTCCACGACTCCGCGTACAACGCGGCGTACCTCGCGCCGGTGCTCGCGGGCGGCGGCGAGCACGCCGACTCGTTCTCCTACTGGACGTTCAGCGACGTGTTCGAGGAGGAGAACATCCCCACGGCGCTCTTCCACGGCGGCTTCGGGCTGCTGACGCACCGGCAGGTCCGCAAGCCGACGTTCCACCTCTACGCGTTCCTGGCCCGCACGGGCGCGCACGTCCTCGCGCGCGGCGAGGACCACCTCGTGTGCCGGGACGACGACGGGCGCGTGACGGTGCTCGCGTGGCAGCCGGTGGGCGGCACCGACGCCGATGACGCCGGGTCCGGGCCCGGGCACGTCGTGCGGCTGTCGGTCCCGGTCGGCGGAGTGCCCGACGGCGGGACGGTGTTCGTCGTGCAGCGCTCGGTCGACGCCGAGCGCGGCAACGCCTGGGCGGCGTGGCGTGAGCTCGGGCGGCCCGCGAACCCCACCGAGGGCCAGCTCGCGCTGCTGCACGACTGCGCGGAGCCGGCCGTCGACCACCGGTCCGCGACGGTCCGCGACGGGCGCGTCGACCTCGACGTCCTGCTCGGCCGGCACGGCATCGCGCTCGTCGAGGTGCTCCCGGTGCGCGACGAGACACCGCCCTGGGTCGACGACGGGCGCCTGCTGGGCGAGGTTCCGGGCGCCGCGTCGGGCACGGCGTCGGGCACCGCCGGCGGTCCCGAGGCCGGGACGCCCGGCGCCGCGGGCGCGCAGGAGCGAGGATGA
- a CDS encoding MarR family winged helix-turn-helix transcriptional regulator, with product MTTSSSRTLLTAIEDLARAQRETGALLARELDCPRAGLTLVHLLSRLGPQPVGDLAERLRVDISVVSRQVSALVDAGLVHRSAPDGPGADRRVRTVALTARGTELAARSRAHLEERAGEAFAGWTPDELTAAAVQVQKITAAIHSLPPGHHVPTRAGTTPAGTTTAPATTAPVTTPPTREQIPA from the coding sequence ATGACCACGAGCTCGTCCCGCACCCTGCTCACCGCGATCGAGGACCTGGCCCGCGCCCAGCGCGAGACGGGGGCCCTGCTCGCCCGCGAGCTCGACTGCCCCCGCGCCGGCCTCACCCTCGTGCACCTGCTGAGCCGGCTCGGCCCGCAGCCCGTCGGCGACCTCGCCGAGCGCCTGCGCGTCGACATCTCCGTCGTCAGCCGCCAGGTGAGCGCGCTCGTCGACGCGGGCCTGGTCCACCGGAGCGCGCCCGACGGGCCCGGCGCCGACCGGCGCGTGCGCACCGTCGCCCTGACGGCGCGCGGCACCGAGCTCGCGGCCCGCAGCCGCGCGCACCTCGAGGAGCGGGCCGGCGAGGCGTTCGCCGGCTGGACGCCCGACGAGCTCACGGCGGCTGCGGTCCAGGTGCAGAAGATCACCGCCGCGATCCACTCGCTGCCCCCGGGCCACCACGTCCCCACCCGAGCCGGCACCACCCCGGCCGGCACCACCACGGCACCGGCCACCACAGCACCCGTCACGACACCCCCCACCCGAGAGCAGATCCCCGCGTGA
- a CDS encoding sensor domain-containing diguanylate cyclase: protein MPQDRRLVQAVARLSAAATLDADPGDMLRELCVAAARAIPVDSVGVMEVEARDGRRETVRIVAVEGRVAPAEAVQEALQLGPCHDAVMTQDVVVVEDLGRMHDAWGPFVTTALAVEVQAVVAVPLLRREVVWGTLDMYRRTAGPWDEREIEAARLLADVAVSYLVMAHDRDEARAARREIEHRALHDQLTDLPNRSLLFDRMSHAVAVAQRTGKALAVAFLDLDGFKGVNDSLGHAGGDVVLVEVARRLVATARTADTLARLAGDEFVLLCEDVPPEPEPRARAVRALTERLARAFGEPMRVAGTSLPVTASIGVVVIRPRAGASPDELLHAADSAMYEAKAHGPGAVVVHDRVDSLSA, encoded by the coding sequence ATGCCACAGGACCGACGGCTCGTGCAGGCGGTCGCACGGCTGTCCGCGGCCGCCACGCTCGACGCCGACCCCGGCGACATGCTGCGGGAGCTGTGCGTCGCCGCGGCTCGCGCGATCCCCGTCGACAGCGTCGGCGTGATGGAGGTCGAGGCCCGCGACGGGCGCCGGGAGACCGTCCGGATCGTCGCCGTCGAGGGGCGCGTCGCTCCGGCCGAGGCGGTGCAGGAGGCGCTGCAGCTCGGCCCGTGCCACGACGCGGTCATGACGCAGGACGTCGTCGTCGTCGAGGACCTCGGCCGCATGCACGACGCGTGGGGCCCCTTCGTCACGACCGCGCTGGCGGTCGAGGTCCAGGCGGTCGTCGCCGTGCCGCTCCTCCGCCGCGAGGTGGTCTGGGGCACGCTCGACATGTACCGGCGCACGGCAGGGCCGTGGGACGAGCGCGAGATCGAGGCGGCCCGGCTGCTCGCCGACGTCGCCGTGTCCTACCTCGTCATGGCCCACGACCGCGACGAGGCCCGCGCGGCGCGGCGGGAGATCGAGCACCGCGCGCTGCACGACCAGCTCACCGACCTGCCCAACCGGAGCCTGCTGTTCGACCGGATGTCCCACGCGGTCGCCGTGGCGCAGCGCACCGGCAAAGCCCTCGCCGTCGCGTTCCTCGACCTCGACGGGTTCAAGGGCGTGAACGACAGCCTCGGCCACGCCGGCGGAGACGTCGTCCTCGTGGAGGTCGCCCGGCGGCTCGTCGCCACCGCCCGCACGGCCGACACCCTGGCGCGGCTCGCGGGCGACGAGTTCGTGCTGCTGTGCGAGGACGTCCCGCCCGAGCCCGAACCGCGCGCGCGTGCCGTCCGCGCGCTCACCGAGCGGCTCGCGCGGGCGTTCGGTGAGCCCATGCGGGTCGCGGGCACGTCGCTGCCGGTGACCGCGAGCATCGGCGTCGTCGTCATCCGGCCCCGCGCCGGGGCGTCACCCGACGAGCTGCTCCACGCCGCCGACTCGGCGATGTACGAGGCGAAGGCGCACGGCCCGGGCGCGGTCGTGGTGCACGACCGGGTCGACAGCCTCTCGGCGTGA